In a genomic window of Nesterenkonia halotolerans:
- the fliG gene encoding flagellar motor switch protein FliG — translation MTPSPSSTENLTGTQKVALVLMQMERAQASEVLRHFSEFEADEVIAEIVRLRRVDRGIAEEVVTEVFTAISSGAPLPRGGRDFAAGLLSDTFGSAQADAVMNRLASTMAGKSFDFLEAVDPQHISVLLDDELPQTVALVLAHLKPDMASAVLAGVEPDRRTDVATCLATMGPASPDAVRTVADVLKSRIGAAVAPTEPLAAVGGIDPLVEIINRSSVTVERELLESLTVKDKDLAEEVRSRMLTFADLVRFDPRGVQRVLRGINPSILALALKGAAENVVRVVRENITERTREILDAEMRSLGPVRMSQVDEARAEVVRVIRELEQEGEITIQRVEEDTLVV, via the coding sequence ATGACTCCCTCTCCGAGCTCCACCGAGAACCTGACCGGGACCCAGAAGGTCGCCCTGGTGCTCATGCAGATGGAGCGCGCCCAAGCCTCGGAGGTGCTGCGCCACTTCTCCGAGTTTGAAGCCGACGAGGTGATCGCCGAGATCGTCCGGCTCCGCAGAGTTGATCGCGGCATCGCCGAAGAAGTGGTCACCGAGGTCTTCACCGCGATCTCCTCGGGGGCGCCGCTGCCCCGCGGCGGTCGCGACTTCGCGGCCGGACTGCTCAGCGACACCTTCGGCAGCGCGCAGGCCGATGCAGTGATGAACCGACTGGCCTCGACGATGGCCGGCAAATCCTTCGACTTCCTCGAGGCGGTCGATCCCCAACACATCAGCGTCCTGCTCGATGACGAGCTGCCGCAGACCGTCGCGCTCGTCCTGGCTCATCTGAAGCCAGACATGGCCTCCGCCGTGCTTGCCGGAGTCGAACCCGACCGACGCACCGATGTGGCCACCTGCCTGGCCACGATGGGTCCGGCCTCTCCCGACGCGGTCCGAACCGTGGCCGATGTGCTCAAGTCACGCATCGGGGCCGCCGTGGCACCGACCGAACCGCTGGCCGCCGTCGGAGGAATCGACCCGCTGGTGGAGATCATCAACCGCTCCAGTGTGACGGTGGAGCGGGAGCTTCTGGAATCGCTCACGGTCAAAGACAAAGACCTCGCCGAAGAGGTCAGGTCGCGCATGCTGACCTTCGCAGACCTGGTCCGCTTCGACCCTCGCGGTGTCCAGCGCGTACTCCGCGGGATCAACCCCTCGATCCTCGCGCTGGCGCTCAAGGGCGCCGCTGAGAACGTGGTGCGCGTCGTTCGCGAGAACATCACCGAGCGGACCCGGGAGATCCTCGATGCCGAGATGCGCTCGCTGGGGCCGGTGCGCATGTCCCAGGTGGATGAAGCCCGCGCCGAGGTGGTTCGAGTGATCCGCGAGCTCGAACAGGAAGGCGAGATCACGATTCAGCGTGTGGAGGAGGACACCCTTGTCGTCTGA
- a CDS encoding FliH/SctL family protein, with the protein MSSETTLLAEGTQPLQARLSSDAAPLADTNGAEDPSVRLLDFGTYGRPRPADAVYEGAKTHGYAAGYAAGMRAAAEAARRQREQRQASAQAAAQEAAAELRTATAALRAAAQAFHGEVAPVVMSAQETLVESGLELAEEIVGTELVHGEHSARAALTRVLSQLEPADVSRIRMHPQTAAQLPEEAAAQAGVRVIPDAQLKPGDAVADLPEGFLDARIGTALQRCREALLAHRARQDHEGQGR; encoded by the coding sequence TTGTCGTCTGAGACCACGCTTCTCGCTGAGGGGACACAGCCCCTTCAGGCGAGGCTGTCCTCTGACGCCGCGCCGTTGGCAGACACCAACGGTGCCGAGGACCCGTCGGTGCGACTGCTGGACTTCGGGACCTACGGCCGTCCCAGACCTGCCGACGCCGTCTACGAAGGGGCCAAGACCCACGGATACGCGGCCGGCTATGCGGCAGGGATGCGTGCAGCAGCCGAGGCCGCTCGGCGCCAGCGCGAGCAGAGGCAAGCGTCCGCCCAGGCTGCCGCGCAGGAAGCTGCTGCCGAGCTGCGGACTGCGACCGCCGCGCTCAGAGCCGCGGCTCAGGCCTTCCACGGCGAGGTCGCCCCTGTGGTGATGTCAGCCCAGGAGACCCTGGTCGAGTCCGGACTGGAGCTCGCCGAGGAGATCGTGGGGACCGAGCTTGTCCACGGGGAGCACTCGGCCCGCGCTGCCCTGACCCGTGTGCTGAGTCAGCTGGAGCCGGCAGACGTGAGCAGAATCCGCATGCACCCGCAGACGGCGGCTCAGCTGCCCGAGGAAGCCGCCGCGCAGGCCGGGGTCCGTGTCATCCCCGATGCCCAGCTGAAGCCCGGCGACGCCGTCGCCGACCTTCCCGAAGGATTCCTCGACGCCCGGATCGGTACGGCGCTGCAGCGCTGCCGGGAGGCCCTACTGGCCCACCGCGCCCGGCAGGACCACGAAGGCCAGGGACGATGA
- a CDS encoding FliI/YscN family ATPase, which translates to MTAQARMLAAARPVIAGRVSRILGLSLEVTGLQSAHAVTLSGSAVPVGTLLSIGAASIPAEVVAAEGPVLRCMPLAPLEGVAVGDEVQRAAGPALVPVGAGLIGRVLDGLGRPIDGRGPLGSHDLVPLEQAPPTPMSRRRITEQLQLGIRSIDALASVGRGQRMGLFAGSGVGKSSLLSMVARGTEAAVNVIVLVGERGREVREFLEDDLGAAGLARSVVVVATSDEPAQMRLRAAFTGTRIAEHFRAQGQDVLMMMDSLTRVAMAQREIGLSAGEPPATRGYPPSTFSLLARLLERAGTDDAGTITGIYTVLVDGDDHNEPVADAARSILDGHVVLDRALAAAGHYPPIDVLGSISRVAGRVITPEQAATATSLRRVLAARRAAQDLLDVGAYQRGANPAVDAAVDHQDAIDGFLRQGLEQSIPLAVTWDHLRTLVRRWEGTS; encoded by the coding sequence ATGACCGCTCAGGCCAGGATGCTTGCCGCCGCGCGCCCGGTCATCGCAGGCAGGGTCAGCCGCATCCTCGGACTCAGCCTGGAGGTGACAGGCCTGCAGAGTGCCCATGCCGTGACCCTGTCGGGTTCGGCGGTCCCGGTGGGAACGCTGCTGAGCATCGGCGCCGCCAGCATTCCCGCAGAGGTCGTCGCCGCAGAGGGCCCCGTGCTGCGCTGCATGCCGCTGGCCCCACTCGAGGGTGTCGCGGTGGGCGATGAGGTTCAGCGTGCGGCCGGACCGGCACTTGTCCCGGTCGGCGCAGGGCTGATCGGCCGCGTCCTCGACGGGCTGGGCCGACCCATCGACGGCAGAGGCCCGTTGGGCTCGCACGATCTGGTCCCGCTGGAGCAGGCACCTCCCACCCCGATGAGCCGCCGCCGGATCACCGAGCAGCTGCAGCTGGGCATCAGGTCCATCGATGCCCTGGCCTCTGTGGGCCGCGGCCAGCGGATGGGACTCTTCGCCGGATCCGGGGTGGGCAAGTCTTCGCTGCTCTCCATGGTCGCCCGCGGCACCGAGGCTGCGGTCAATGTGATCGTGCTGGTCGGCGAACGCGGCCGTGAGGTCCGTGAATTCCTCGAAGATGACCTGGGGGCTGCTGGTCTCGCCCGTTCGGTGGTGGTGGTCGCGACCTCCGACGAGCCCGCCCAGATGCGTCTGCGGGCGGCGTTCACCGGCACCAGGATCGCGGAGCATTTCCGCGCCCAGGGTCAAGACGTGCTGATGATGATGGACTCACTGACCCGGGTGGCGATGGCCCAGCGCGAGATCGGACTCTCTGCCGGTGAACCCCCTGCCACGCGCGGATACCCGCCCTCCACGTTCTCGCTGCTGGCCAGGCTCCTGGAACGCGCCGGCACCGACGATGCCGGAACCATCACCGGGATCTACACCGTGCTGGTCGACGGCGACGATCACAACGAACCGGTCGCCGACGCGGCTCGGTCGATCCTTGACGGTCACGTGGTCCTTGACCGCGCCCTCGCTGCCGCAGGGCACTACCCGCCGATCGACGTCCTGGGCTCCATCTCCCGCGTCGCCGGGCGCGTCATCACGCCGGAGCAGGCGGCCACCGCTACCTCGCTGCGTCGCGTCCTGGCGGCGCGGCGTGCGGCACAGGACCTCCTGGACGTGGGGGCCTATCAGCGCGGGGCCAATCCCGCAGTGGACGCCGCCGTGGACCATCAGGACGCCATCGATGGGTTCCTGCGACAGGGACTGGAGCAGTCCATCCCGCTGGCCGTCACCTGGGACCACCTCCGTACGCTTGTTCGACGCTGGGAAGGCACCTCGTGA
- the fliF gene encoding flagellar basal-body MS-ring/collar protein FliF, giving the protein MAQVPAPLARLGQRLREFTIAQRTIAIIGVAVLVLGGVALSTYMSQPRMAPLYSGLDPADASAIVEQLRADGVPYELAAGGTSVMVPEAQVYDARLNAAADGLPNASTGGYSLLDDMGVTSSEFQQNVTYKRALEGELAGTIEAIDAVEQASVTLAIPEETVFVDSAQEPTASIFVQEAPGATFGDDQIQSVVHLVAAAVDGLDPENVSLVDAEGTLLSAVGVGAAGGSTQQASDYEERVSTAVQTMLDRVVGRGNATVAVAADMSLESAERLEEVFEEPQDAPALTESTRTEEYTGSGGGAAGVLGPDNIAVPNEQSGEGSYSAEESDRSNAVNKVTENRSIPAGELTTQSVSVAVDDAAAAGLNVADLTTMVSDAAGIDEARGDQVSVSVVPFSTADADTAAEALAAAEAAEEAERRAAWLQTMAIGGAAVLLLLLVLAIALFMRRSRQSRELVDLGEPFPTGELTAGRMAALQPTEEAASPVLEAPGDYATASIPRVVAEEPAESQLAAWDPRDQAHSKRAELNGLASQDPARMAEHLRALMEEDARV; this is encoded by the coding sequence ATGGCGCAGGTCCCGGCCCCGCTCGCCCGCCTGGGTCAGCGGCTGCGCGAATTCACGATCGCCCAGCGCACCATCGCGATCATCGGCGTCGCCGTTCTGGTCCTGGGCGGCGTCGCGCTGAGCACCTATATGTCGCAGCCTCGAATGGCTCCGCTCTACAGCGGACTGGATCCCGCGGATGCCTCCGCGATCGTGGAACAGCTGCGCGCCGACGGCGTCCCCTATGAGCTCGCTGCCGGCGGAACCTCGGTGATGGTCCCCGAGGCGCAGGTCTACGACGCCCGGCTCAATGCCGCGGCCGATGGTCTGCCCAACGCGTCCACGGGTGGATACTCCCTGCTCGATGACATGGGGGTCACCTCCAGCGAGTTCCAGCAGAACGTCACCTATAAACGGGCGCTCGAGGGTGAGCTCGCCGGCACCATCGAGGCCATCGACGCCGTGGAGCAGGCCTCGGTCACCCTCGCCATTCCGGAGGAGACGGTCTTTGTGGACTCCGCCCAGGAGCCGACCGCCTCGATCTTCGTCCAGGAGGCGCCGGGCGCGACCTTCGGCGATGACCAGATCCAGTCGGTGGTCCACCTCGTCGCGGCCGCCGTCGATGGACTTGATCCCGAGAACGTCTCCCTGGTCGACGCCGAGGGAACGCTGCTCTCCGCGGTGGGAGTCGGTGCCGCTGGCGGGAGCACGCAGCAGGCGAGTGACTACGAGGAGCGGGTCAGCACCGCCGTCCAGACCATGCTCGATCGCGTGGTGGGCCGCGGGAATGCCACCGTGGCCGTGGCTGCGGACATGTCCTTGGAGTCCGCGGAGCGCCTCGAGGAGGTCTTCGAGGAGCCGCAGGACGCGCCTGCATTGACCGAATCCACCCGCACCGAGGAATATACCGGCAGCGGTGGGGGAGCGGCCGGCGTGCTGGGACCCGACAACATCGCCGTGCCCAATGAGCAGTCAGGGGAGGGAAGCTACAGCGCCGAGGAGTCCGACCGCAGCAACGCCGTGAACAAGGTCACCGAGAACAGGTCCATCCCGGCCGGGGAGCTGACCACTCAGTCGGTCTCCGTCGCCGTGGACGACGCCGCGGCGGCTGGACTCAACGTGGCCGACCTGACCACCATGGTCAGCGACGCCGCCGGCATCGATGAGGCCCGGGGTGATCAGGTCAGCGTCTCGGTGGTGCCGTTCAGCACGGCCGACGCCGACACCGCTGCCGAGGCGCTCGCCGCCGCGGAGGCCGCCGAAGAGGCCGAGCGTCGCGCCGCCTGGCTGCAGACCATGGCCATCGGCGGAGCCGCGGTGCTCCTGCTGCTCCTGGTCCTCGCCATCGCGCTGTTCATGCGCCGCAGTCGTCAATCCCGTGAACTGGTGGATCTCGGGGAGCCCTTCCCCACCGGTGAGCTCACTGCAGGTCGGATGGCGGCGCTGCAACCCACCGAGGAAGCGGCCTCCCCGGTGCTGGAAGCACCGGGAGACTACGCCACCGCATCGATTCCGCGCGTGGTCGCGGAGGAGCCCGCCGAATCCCAGCTGGCGGCATGGGACCCACGGGATCAGGCGCACAGCAAGCGCGCCGAACTCAACGGGCTGGCCTCGCAGGACCCGGCTCGCATGGCTGAGCACCTGCGGGCACTCATGGAGGAGGACGCACGAGTATGA